GGTCATTCACCGCGTCTGACCAAGTATTTTATCTATGCAACTAACGATCTGCATTGATGGAATATTGATCTACAGCCTCTAACCAAGATTCCAGTCCATGCGACTAACGATCTGCATTGATGGAGTATTGGTTCACGGCCTCTAACCAAGTATTGCATCTATGTGATTAACGATCTGCATTGATGGAGTATTGGTTCACGGCGGCGAAGGAAGGTTTCACGAGTGCAAACAAAGCCTCTACGATGACGGAGAAAGGTTTCATGACTGCGAAGGCCCCTTTCACGGTCGCGCAGGAAGTTTCCAGAGACACAAACAAAGCCGCCACGATCGCAAAGAAAGCTTTCAGGGCCGCCGATAAAGCTTCCAGAATTGCCAATAGAGTATTTGCGATCTGCTTGAATTGCATGACAACAGAGTAGGCCACTGTCTTGTCTAAAGCGTTACCCCATGGCGCATCTGATTAACAGTCCAGGGTTGTCTGCAGTTCCCAGGCGGTAATCTGGCGGGTGTATTCGCGCCAGGCCTGGTGCTGTAGCTTCAGGTAGGCGGCGGTGAAGTCTGGGCCCATGCGCTCGGGCAGTACGGTGTTCTGTTCCAGATGGCCCAGCGCCTCCAACAAGCTTTTGGGTAGGGGTTTGACGGTGCCGGGTGGTAGCGGCTCGGTGTACATGTTGTTATCGTGGCGGGGACCGGGATTCCGTTTTTCGGCCATGCCGTCCAGGCCGGCGGCAATGAGCGCTGCCGGCAGCAGATAGGGATTGGCCGCACCGTCGGCGAGCCGCAGTTCAAAGCGTCCTGGATCGGGGATGCGGATGGTGTGGGTGCGGTTGTTGCCGCTGTAGCTGAGGGTATTGGGCGACCAGGTGGCGCCGGAGGTGGTCACCGCTGCATTGATGCGGCGGTAGGAATTGACCGTCGGGTTGGAGAAGGCGCACAGCGCTTCGCCCCCGTGCAACACGCCGCCGATGAACTGATAGGCCAGGGGAGATAAGCCCAGGTCGCCCTCGGCATCGAGAAACAGATTGACAGAGCGGTCTGCATTCCACACCGACAGATGCATGTGACAGCCATTGCCCGTGAGGTGAGGGAAGGGCTTGGGCATGAAGGTGGCGCGCAGGCCATGCCTTTCGGCAATGCTCTTGACCATGTATTTGAAGAAGGCCTGGCGATCGCTGGTCACGAGCGCATGGTCGAAGGTCCAGTTCATCTCGAACTGACCATTGGCGTCTTCATGGTCATTTTGATACGGTCCCCAACCCAGGAAGGACATGCCGTCGCAGATTTCGCGAATCACGTCATAGCGGCGCATCAGGGCCTGCTGGTCGTAGCAGGGTTTGGCCTGGCGATCGCGCCCATCGGAGATATCACTACCGTCGGCATTCAACAGAAAGTACTCACACTCCACGCCGGTGCAGACTTGATAGCCCTGCTCTTTCGCCTGGGCCAGCACCCGTTTCAGGACCAAGCGAGGGGTCTGGGGGATGGGTTGCCCATCCACGTCGTACAGGTCGGCAGGCATCCAGGCCGCTTCCGGCTGCCAGGGCAGTTGGAACAAGCTGTTGGGGTCGGGAATCGCCAGCACGTCGGGATCGGCGGGCGTCATGTCCAGCCAGGCCGCGAAGCCGGCAAAGCCGGCCCCATTGGCGGCCATCATGTCGATGCTTTGGGTCGGCACCAACTTGGAGCGCTGCACCCCAAACAGGTCGGTGAAGGAAATGAGGAAATAGCGGATGCCTTTGTCGCGGGCAATGTCGGAGAGCGCCTGAGTCATGGTGGATGTGAATAGAAGAGCCGCAGCAGGAGTCCATCCCTAAGCAGCACAATCTTCCAGTGAGGGCGGCGGCACCGTCGTAGCAGACATTACCAATCTGTCATCGCATCCCTGATTCAGCGGTTGCCATCGGATGTCGAGGCCATCGCCCGATAGGCTCCTTTATGGACATAACGTGCACCATTGAGCGCATCCTAAATCCAACCGTTGAATGGCATGTCAAGGCGAGTGCGAGGCATGTCAGAGGGATGACATAGCTTGTCAGGGCGATTGCCTTGCGATCGCATCTGAAATTCTTCTAGGGGATAGCGCTGCTTGGCAGTGAAGTACTCCTTCACCACCAGGGAAGGGGAGTAGCAGATATCTCGCGAACCATCGGGCCATTCAATTTGGAAGCGGATTTCAGGCATCAGCGGGGGCGCAGGTAGATGGATGGGAAAAATTTTAAAATTTGAACTATGAACTGTGACCTATGAACTGCCAATTTCCCATTCATGTAGACTCCATCAGCAGCTCGTGGTAGTGCTGGACATGCTGCCGGGCAGAGCAGCACCAACTGTAGTCTACCAGGGCCGCCTGACTACGACTGATGACGCCGATACGATCGCCGTTAACTTTCTGGAGCATGGCTTTGGCGATGGTAGATGGATCGCTAGGATCGACCCAGAAGGCCTGGTCCCGGTCGAGGAATTCGGTGAAGAGAGCCTAGTCGGAGACGATGACGGGGCGTCCAGATGCGATCGCTTCTAATACCACCATACCCCAGCCCTCGGTTAGGGTACGCTGCCGGGAAACCGGGGTGTTAGAGGAAGGTGCCAGATCGCCCGTTGACGCTTGACGCTTTAGCCATAAGTCAATCGTGTTACGGCTGATTTGGAAGGCAGTACTGGCCTCACTCTTCGTCATCCCATTGAGTTCAATGGCGTCAATGACCTTCTGGCGTAAGTCTAGGCTGTAGGGCTTCGGCTCTCTTTGGGGTGGCGCTTGTCATGGAACAGAATGTACCGACGGATCCACTGCACATAGGTTTGCTCGGTGCGGTAGGAGTAGTGCTTCAGACGAATGGTGTCGCGAACTTGATCAAGCAGCTTCTTAGGACGAGATTCCGGGTGCATAGGGCCGAATACCAATAGAGATGGTAAACAAACCTTAAACACTCAAGGCGGCAAAGCGGAGGGTTGATTATACTGAATCTTTCAGCCTAATCACCCATATAGGGCGGTTAGGCTGACGTATTTCCACCCATACACCCAAATAGGGCATATGGGCTGATGTATTTCCACCTAATCACCCATATAGGGGAGTTATGCAGAATAGTTCTCTCTAATAACGAGTTAGCCTGCTGAGATATTGGTTGGACGTAGAAAAAGCTGATCCCCGGATTGCAATATCCCAAAAACACGTGCCCTTGGTTGGGTTGCCATGCTTGGTCAGTATTGGTTCTTGATTAAGACGTGTTTTGAACGTTGTCAATAGGGTATGCCCAAGGTTAGATTTGTTCTAGCTCGTAGAATAAAGGGTGTTATCTACTGCATTTGGGCTGATAGGTAGTGCTATATAACTTTATAGAGAAACATGGAAATCATTCCGAAATTTGAAATTGGCACCTTTAAAGGCAAGGTCGCTGGATATAACGAATACAGATTTATCTGTCGATTATTTATTCCTCCCAATCGAGATGAGGCAACAGTAGTATGGCTTCGTGAAAAAGAAGCTTTAGTACTCAGCACCAGTTTCGAGAAGCCATACTCCAAGATTATTTTTGCCACAAATAACGACAAGATTATAAGAAGCATTCATCATAAGTATGGAATATCTAAGGTAGATTTAAAGCTTTTGTACACAGAGATTGATGCTTTCGATGAAAAGTCGGAAGACGATTTCGAAGAGTTTTATTCTTCAACGGAATATCAAGCTTATGATGATGAATACTATCAAGATACCCAGAGGGAAATCCTTGATTATATGACGGATTACTCTAATGCCATGGTTGCATCTTCTGAAAATGGCTGGTTTTATGATGAGACGATCCATTCAAAAAATGAAGCCTTAAAGTTGGCATTAGAAGAAGATCTTTACTGATTTAAAGTTCCTAAAGACGACATCAGACAAGTAAATAATCTTGCATATAAACGAGGAAAAATA
This portion of the Halomicronema hongdechloris C2206 genome encodes:
- the glnT gene encoding type III glutamate--ammonia ligase produces the protein MTQALSDIARDKGIRYFLISFTDLFGVQRSKLVPTQSIDMMAANGAGFAGFAAWLDMTPADPDVLAIPDPNSLFQLPWQPEAAWMPADLYDVDGQPIPQTPRLVLKRVLAQAKEQGYQVCTGVECEYFLLNADGSDISDGRDRQAKPCYDQQALMRRYDVIREICDGMSFLGWGPYQNDHEDANGQFEMNWTFDHALVTSDRQAFFKYMVKSIAERHGLRATFMPKPFPHLTGNGCHMHLSVWNADRSVNLFLDAEGDLGLSPLAYQFIGGVLHGGEALCAFSNPTVNSYRRINAAVTTSGATWSPNTLSYSGNNRTHTIRIPDPGRFELRLADGAANPYLLPAALIAAGLDGMAEKRNPGPRHDNNMYTEPLPPGTVKPLPKSLLEALGHLEQNTVLPERMGPDFTAAYLKLQHQAWREYTRQITAWELQTTLDC